The genomic stretch TTTGAAGTACCTATATCACTTTAAAGTGCGTACTTTTTATTTTATCACTCCTCCCGTATTATAAGTCGTGTATTTACTATTGGAGGTTGATAATATGATTACTCATTTACAAGATACAGTAACCCTAAATAACGGCGTAAAGATGCCCGGGTTTGGTTTAGGCGTATTTAAAGTGGAAGAAGGACCTGAGTTAGTTGAAGCGGTAAAAGCTGCGATTAAAAATGGCTACCGCAGCATTGATACAGCAGCCATCTACGAAAATGAAGAAGGCGTTGGTGAAGGAATCCGACAAGGTTTAAAAGAAACTGGTCTTTCACGCGAAGAGCTATTCGTAACGTCAAAAGTATGGAATAGTGATTTAGGGTATGAAGAAACTCTTAAAGCCTACGAAACTAGTCTTCAAAAGCTGGGATTAGACTATTTAGATCTTTACCTTATTCATTGGCCCGTTGAAGGAAAATATAAGGACGCATGGCGTGCACTAGAAACGCTTTATAAAAAAGACAAAGTAAAAGCAATTGGCGTGAGCAACTTCCAAATTCATCATTTAGAAGACTTGCTACAAAATGCTGAAGTGAAGCCGGTTATCAATCAAGTCGAATATCATCCGCGCTTAACGCAAAAAGAGCTTCGTGCTTATTGTGAACAGCAAAATATTCAGCTAGAAGCTTGGTCTCCGCTTATGCAGGGCGAACTGCTTGATAACGATGTGCTGTCTGCGATTGCTGCTAAGCACAATAAATCTACAGCTCAAGTAATCTTGCGCTGGGATGTTCAAAACGGTGTTATTACGATTCCAAAATCAACAAAAGAGCACCGCATTATCCAAAATGCTGATATTTTTGATTTCGAACTAACGTCTGACGAAATGCAAGAAATTGATGCACTAAACCAAAATCATCGAGTTGGTCCAGATCCAGACAACTTTGACTTTTAAGTAAACAAAGAGGATTGATTGCTAATATATTCTCTTGACAAGATAAAAAAGTAGATAGTAAATTGCTCACATATTCGCATACGTTTGATAGGTGCTTTTCATGGTTATATGGACATTTATTAAACTTGAAGAGACAAGACACCTATTTACTGCAATTTTTTATCGCCACACTAATTTAAAATTTTCACAGAAGCACCATAAGTAAAATATAGATTTATAACACCAAACATGCATTAGAAAGACAATTCTCTAACAATAATAAAACACCCTCATGCAAAGAATTGAATGAGGGTGTTTTATTTATTCTAAATTTGTAATAGCGTAATCAGCTTCTGCTTGTGTAAATTGCTCACCGTGTTGAGAAGTCAGTTGATCTCTTATAGCATCTGGTGACATACTCATTGTTTCCTGATAACTTTTTGCTTTCGCTAAAGCATTTTCACTAAAATTTGCTTTGACATTGTCAACTGCATATTGTGCCTCATCTTCAGTGAATTTTTCACCATGTTCCGAAATTAATTGTCCATAGATTCCTTGCTTTGACATGTTCATTGTTTCTGCATACGATTCAGCTTTTTTTAAAGCATTGGCCTTCCAGTCAAAGTCCAGGTTGTCCATTGCATATTGAGCAGATTCCTTGGAAAATTTTTCACCATATTCGGAAGTTAATTGTTCATAAATTCCTTGTTTTGACATGTTCATTGTTTTTGCATACAATTCAGCTTTTTTTAAAGCAGAATTGTATTCTGTCGGAACGTTATCTTCTGCTTTTGTGTCTTCTATCTTCGTGTCTTCTATCTTCGTATCTTCCGCCTTTAAATCTTCTGTCTTTAGATCTTCCTTTTTCTCATTTGAACCAGTTTTGTCTGATTCAGTAACAGCAGAATTATTTTCTTTTTTGTTTGTATCCGCTATATCATCATCTTTACTGTTTACACCAACAACAATAATAATAGCAATGACCCAAAACCACCATTTTTTATAAAATGGCTTTTTTATTCTTTCTTTTTTACTCACTAAAATGCCCCCTATAAAATTACTATATTTATTTTATCATAAAACCAATACTTTTTACCTAGTTATTCTTTATAAATATTAAATATTTACTATTTATGTATAAACTTTTTTACATAAATAAAGAAACAGAATAGGTATATAGTAAACTCTAGCCTGTTTAAATTTAAGTAACCCTTATTAGCAATAAGAATTTGTTTGCTAAGAGGAATAATATTTTTTCATAATTTGATAATTAAATTCTTTAAATACTTTTAAATAAAACCAGAACAATTTAAATACTCTTCATTAATTAACCCCTTATACAAAGACTTGGCACACACTAAATCTATTCTCCTTTTATTACTCGCGCCTAAAATCATAAATGTCATTTGGAACGTGCAGGGAGTGACCGTTAATCTCGACCATATCTTCACTTTGCCAATGAATATCTGCACTGCTTTCTTTATAGTTCCAGTAAATGTTTTTTTCTTTCCTTCCTTTGTTAAAAACAAGCTCCCCTCGAACAGCATAGCCGGTAGTGGCTCCTCCGTCCGAGAGGTATGCTTTTAACGTATAGGTACCATCGGGTGATGTTGATTCGGTAAGATACTCTCCTTCAGGAAGACGGCTCATATCAAAGAATGTTCGATATATGCCGTATCCAAAAAGACTAATGCAACCACAGCACCCGATTAATACCCACTTCGCAAGCTTCTCTTTTGTTTTAATGACCTTTAACAACTTCCATCCTCCGCTTTAGTTCACTTTTAAAACTCCATCTTCAATGTATCTCAGTAAAATTTTTCGCTCTTCTTCAAACAGCATAAATAAATCATCCATTTTTGCTACAGGCTTCCATGCTACATCAACAATGAGGTTATCAGGATCTTGGAGCTTCTTTTCTCCACCTACTAACTGAACAGCAAAATATTTAATATGCACATCAACACCGTATGTGACCGTATCGTATTCATGGACTTGACCTAGGATTTCAACCTCGTATCCCGTCTCTTCCAAAACTTCACGAACGCAGCATTCTTCAAATGTTTCACCGCCTTCTAGCCCACCTGACGGAACAGACCATAGCTCTGGGTGATTTGGCTTCTCTTGCGCCACCATTAATAATTCGTTATTTTCATTGATGCAAATCGCTGCTGCGCCTTTCCAGTTTGACATGCAAAATCCTCCTCCATTCAGTTATAGCTTCTTCATTAACAACAGTTCATCTCGAATTGGAATTTCATCATAACCAACCAAAGGAATGCTTGGCTTTTGTTTTCTTGCTTCTTGAACTGCGTTTGGAAATAGGTAAGCTAAATGATAACCACGTCTTTGATAAAACCGAAGAGCCTTTACGTTATCATTTGTTGTAATGAGCGTTACCTTCGTGCAACCTAGGGATTTTGCTTTCTCTTCTACTGCTTTCATGAGGGCCGTGCCGTATCCGCTGTTTTCCTGCAAGCTATCTAACGAGATTATTTCACACTCTTTTTCTCGTATTTCATAGGTGACTAATCCAATGATGTTATGATGCTCATCATATAAGATAAACCCACACAGAGAGGAACAGTCATACGCACCAACAGAAGTAACCATTTTTGTACTTCCCCAATGCTTTTCTAAGAATCGACTGACTTCTTCTCTGTCTTCCATAACAACGCGGCGAATTTCCATTTTTCAACACCCCTATTCCCATTTTATACTATTGTTCTATTTTTTTA from Bacillus sp. 1780r2a1 encodes the following:
- a CDS encoding aldo/keto reductase, which codes for MITHLQDTVTLNNGVKMPGFGLGVFKVEEGPELVEAVKAAIKNGYRSIDTAAIYENEEGVGEGIRQGLKETGLSREELFVTSKVWNSDLGYEETLKAYETSLQKLGLDYLDLYLIHWPVEGKYKDAWRALETLYKKDKVKAIGVSNFQIHHLEDLLQNAEVKPVINQVEYHPRLTQKELRAYCEQQNIQLEAWSPLMQGELLDNDVLSAIAAKHNKSTAQVILRWDVQNGVITIPKSTKEHRIIQNADIFDFELTSDEMQEIDALNQNHRVGPDPDNFDF
- a CDS encoding Ltp family lipoprotein; the protein is MSKKERIKKPFYKKWWFWVIAIIIVVGVNSKDDDIADTNKKENNSAVTESDKTGSNEKKEDLKTEDLKAEDTKIEDTKIEDTKAEDNVPTEYNSALKKAELYAKTMNMSKQGIYEQLTSEYGEKFSKESAQYAMDNLDFDWKANALKKAESYAETMNMSKQGIYGQLISEHGEKFTEDEAQYAVDNVKANFSENALAKAKSYQETMSMSPDAIRDQLTSQHGEQFTQAEADYAITNLE
- a CDS encoding DUF5412 domain-containing protein, which translates into the protein MLKVIKTKEKLAKWVLIGCCGCISLFGYGIYRTFFDMSRLPEGEYLTESTSPDGTYTLKAYLSDGGATTGYAVRGELVFNKGRKEKNIYWNYKESSADIHWQSEDMVEINGHSLHVPNDIYDFRRE
- a CDS encoding NUDIX hydrolase, with the protein product MSNWKGAAAICINENNELLMVAQEKPNHPELWSVPSGGLEGGETFEECCVREVLEETGYEVEILGQVHEYDTVTYGVDVHIKYFAVQLVGGEKKLQDPDNLIVDVAWKPVAKMDDLFMLFEEERKILLRYIEDGVLKVN
- a CDS encoding GNAT family N-acetyltransferase, which translates into the protein MEIRRVVMEDREEVSRFLEKHWGSTKMVTSVGAYDCSSLCGFILYDEHHNIIGLVTYEIREKECEIISLDSLQENSGYGTALMKAVEEKAKSLGCTKVTLITTNDNVKALRFYQRRGYHLAYLFPNAVQEARKQKPSIPLVGYDEIPIRDELLLMKKL